The Microbulbifer sp. YPW1 genome contains a region encoding:
- a CDS encoding nuclear transport factor 2 family protein, with translation MGIALMAYISIKYGDECALNSADNPGEDLFMRNRTALWWKGWILCLAVVLQAATAWASADSTTDQAKNVVGAQLDAFHQAAAEADFDAYFNILNNDGVFIGTDATERWSAAEFKEFVRPYFSQGKGWTYVPRDRTIVLHGDVAWFDELLDSEAYGECRGSGVLVREDGQWKIAQYNLHFPVPNDLAKSITKMIKAHQSKGE, from the coding sequence ATGGGTATAGCATTGATGGCGTATATAAGTATTAAATATGGCGACGAATGTGCGTTGAATTCAGCAGATAATCCGGGAGAGGACTTGTTTATGCGTAACAGAACTGCATTGTGGTGGAAGGGGTGGATCCTGTGTTTGGCTGTTGTGTTGCAGGCCGCAACAGCCTGGGCCAGCGCGGACTCAACCACGGACCAGGCAAAAAACGTGGTCGGCGCCCAACTAGATGCGTTTCATCAGGCGGCTGCTGAGGCGGATTTTGATGCTTACTTCAATATATTGAATAACGATGGCGTCTTTATCGGCACCGATGCGACGGAACGCTGGTCTGCTGCCGAGTTCAAGGAATTTGTCAGGCCTTATTTCAGTCAGGGAAAGGGCTGGACCTATGTGCCCAGGGATAGAACCATCGTTCTGCATGGCGATGTCGCCTGGTTTGACGAGCTGCTCGATAGCGAAGCTTACGGCGAGTGTCGAGGCAGTGGTGTTCTGGTGAGAGAAGATGGGCAGTGGAAAATAGCCCAGTACAATTTACATTTTCCGGTGCCGAATGATCTTGCCAAATCGATCACCAAAATGATCAAGGC
- a CDS encoding DUF6632 domain-containing protein, whose translation MQEEQKLKYLKVALIVFGIIFIFGIYAMMMWVWPSGWGWTPRQPEYEQMIMGVYATLGVFLIRAAKDPLANASLIWFTVWSSIVHGGIMLVQAIVDETERANLLGDVPALFLVAAVLWYLMPRAARHK comes from the coding sequence GTGCAAGAAGAACAGAAACTCAAGTATTTGAAAGTTGCCCTTATCGTCTTTGGCATCATCTTTATTTTCGGGATCTACGCGATGATGATGTGGGTGTGGCCTTCCGGTTGGGGCTGGACACCGCGCCAGCCTGAATATGAACAGATGATTATGGGCGTTTATGCGACCCTTGGCGTATTTTTGATCAGGGCAGCCAAAGATCCTCTGGCCAATGCCAGCCTGATTTGGTTTACGGTGTGGTCCAGTATTGTTCACGGCGGAATTATGCTGGTACAGGCGATTGTCGACGAAACAGAGCGGGCAAACCTGTTGGGCGATGTCCCCGCCCTGTTCCTGGTGGCAGCAGTGCTTTGGTACCTGATGCCCAGGGCAGCCAGACACAAGTGA
- a CDS encoding sodium:solute symporter: MNQSITWIDWLIIVAYCAGLLVMAYWLARRQESREDYYVAGRNVGPWPVGLSIMATQCSTNSILGAPAFVAFAAGGGLLWLQYELAVPLAMIVLILFVMPLFRHLNLVSVYAYLEQRFDLETRLTLSGLFLFVRAFATAVTVYSIALVIDLITGLGFTASVFLLGVFTVVYDVMGGIRGVIYSDVIQLLILAAMLVLVLVFLVDSSGGFGQMWQSFAQERKTTLDFTHHGFGDGETFAFWPMLFGGLFLYVSYYGCDQSQVQRQLSTRDIDATNNALLINGLLRFPLVLLYCLVGVGIGVYAAQHPEFIAALPDSGNGPEYNLSVPLYMINVLPVGLVGLSLVALFAAAMSSLDSVLNSLSATTMEDFVRRFHRGSWSPHKELILSRLLTTLWGVITLVMAFFVDDIAPTVLEAINKIGSLANGPILAVFALGFLTHRVLGPHAIAGLLSGIASNGLCWLYLPELSWLWWNVIGFAVTVAVAWILAQVSGMGTATSVTPASNTDLYEHAIRHHLRVEARSNWYRRSVWLLLWFFGLLVLLLYMGD; this comes from the coding sequence ATGAATCAGAGTATCACATGGATTGACTGGCTGATCATTGTCGCTTACTGCGCAGGGCTGCTGGTCATGGCCTACTGGCTTGCGCGTCGTCAGGAGAGCCGGGAAGACTACTATGTGGCCGGGCGCAATGTCGGCCCCTGGCCGGTGGGGCTCTCGATCATGGCGACCCAGTGCTCTACCAACAGCATTCTCGGCGCGCCCGCGTTTGTCGCTTTCGCCGCGGGTGGTGGGCTGTTGTGGTTGCAGTACGAACTGGCGGTTCCTCTTGCCATGATCGTGTTGATTCTGTTTGTGATGCCGCTATTCCGGCACCTGAACCTTGTTTCGGTCTACGCCTATCTGGAACAGCGCTTTGATCTGGAAACGCGACTGACGCTCAGTGGGCTGTTTCTGTTTGTGCGGGCGTTTGCCACTGCGGTGACCGTGTACAGTATTGCGCTGGTGATCGACCTGATTACCGGGCTGGGGTTTACCGCATCGGTGTTTCTCCTGGGTGTATTCACCGTTGTTTACGATGTGATGGGTGGAATACGCGGGGTTATCTATTCCGATGTCATCCAGTTACTGATTCTCGCGGCCATGCTGGTGCTGGTACTCGTGTTTCTGGTGGATTCCAGTGGCGGTTTCGGTCAGATGTGGCAGTCGTTTGCCCAGGAGCGCAAAACCACGCTGGACTTTACTCACCATGGGTTCGGTGATGGGGAAACCTTTGCCTTCTGGCCCATGCTATTCGGTGGGCTCTTCCTGTATGTGTCCTATTACGGCTGTGACCAGAGCCAGGTACAGCGTCAATTGAGTACCCGTGATATTGACGCCACCAACAATGCGCTGTTGATCAACGGGCTTCTGAGGTTTCCGCTGGTATTGCTGTATTGCCTGGTCGGCGTCGGTATCGGTGTCTATGCCGCGCAACACCCGGAATTCATCGCTGCACTACCGGATTCCGGCAATGGGCCTGAATACAATCTTTCGGTGCCGCTGTACATGATCAATGTGTTGCCGGTGGGGCTGGTGGGCTTGAGCCTGGTGGCACTGTTCGCCGCCGCCATGTCCTCCTTGGATTCCGTGCTGAACTCCCTGAGCGCCACCACCATGGAAGATTTCGTGCGCCGCTTTCACCGCGGTAGCTGGAGTCCACACAAGGAACTCATTCTTTCGCGACTGCTGACCACCCTGTGGGGTGTTATCACCCTGGTGATGGCGTTCTTCGTGGATGACATCGCCCCCACGGTACTGGAGGCGATCAACAAGATTGGTTCGCTGGCGAATGGCCCCATTCTCGCCGTATTTGCCCTCGGCTTTCTCACCCACAGGGTGCTCGGGCCTCATGCTATCGCAGGGTTGCTGAGTGGGATTGCCAGTAACGGCTTGTGCTGGCTGTATCTGCCAGAACTTTCCTGGTTGTGGTGGAACGTCATCGGTTTCGCGGTGACGGTGGCTGTGGCCTGGATACTGGCCCAAGTGTCAGGTATGGGCACGGCCACATCGGTTACTCCGGCTTCAAATACCGACCTGTATGAACACGCAATTCGCCATCACTTGCGCGTGGAAGCCCGCAGCAATTGGTACAGGCGCAGTGTATGGCTCTTACTCTGGTTTTTCGGCCTGCTGGTACTACTGCTGTATATGGGTGACTAG
- the pelA gene encoding pectate lyase, with protein sequence MHGLSVFLPAALCGMLSFAGMAESHAETAYRPIPIDGFQDAIKHWNDRTGENTVQYYALHQVDKIADNLLLYQRESGGWPTNKHPLRIVSPEERAQAIKNKSLPDASFDNRNIYPQIKYLSHAYLQTGETKYRDGALKGLRYTLDRQYANGGWAHSPDRTERAYYRHITIADEVMPGVLGFLREVAAGGPPFEYIDDDLREQAARAVFKGDELLLAMQVRIDGKPAGWAGQYHEKSLKPVKGRAYELPGILAWETVPVLQYLMTIDDPSPDTVAAIQGGIAWLKSVKLNGFRVERVDTAGQRFDFHAADYDLVVVDDAQAKPIWARFYDLKTSEPFLANRNGKRVYQLSEVDIERRTGYSWYGYWPERLLQEEYPAWKQRFEL encoded by the coding sequence ATGCACGGCTTATCAGTTTTCCTTCCCGCTGCACTTTGCGGAATGCTGTCTTTTGCGGGTATGGCGGAGTCTCACGCGGAGACGGCTTATCGGCCGATCCCCATCGACGGCTTTCAGGATGCCATCAAGCACTGGAATGATCGCACTGGCGAAAACACTGTTCAGTACTATGCACTGCATCAGGTCGACAAGATCGCTGATAACCTGCTGCTATATCAGCGCGAGAGTGGTGGCTGGCCCACCAACAAGCACCCGCTGCGCATCGTTTCTCCCGAGGAGCGGGCGCAGGCGATAAAAAACAAGAGTCTTCCCGATGCGAGTTTCGACAATCGCAATATCTATCCGCAGATCAAATACCTCTCACACGCCTACCTGCAAACCGGCGAGACCAAATACCGCGACGGAGCATTGAAGGGACTGCGGTATACGCTAGATCGCCAGTATGCCAACGGTGGCTGGGCACATTCTCCGGATCGCACCGAGCGGGCCTACTATCGCCATATCACCATTGCCGATGAGGTGATGCCCGGTGTGTTGGGATTCCTGCGGGAGGTCGCCGCCGGCGGGCCGCCATTTGAATACATTGATGATGACCTGCGTGAGCAGGCAGCCCGGGCGGTGTTCAAGGGTGATGAACTGCTATTGGCGATGCAGGTTCGTATCGATGGGAAGCCCGCGGGCTGGGCCGGACAGTATCACGAAAAATCCCTGAAGCCGGTCAAGGGCAGGGCGTATGAATTGCCGGGAATCCTCGCTTGGGAAACAGTGCCGGTACTTCAGTATCTGATGACTATCGACGACCCATCCCCGGACACCGTTGCCGCTATACAGGGCGGAATTGCCTGGCTGAAATCCGTAAAACTGAACGGGTTCCGGGTCGAGCGGGTGGACACGGCAGGGCAGCGTTTCGATTTTCACGCGGCGGATTACGATCTGGTCGTGGTCGACGATGCGCAGGCAAAGCCGATCTGGGCGAGATTCTACGATCTGAAAACCAGCGAACCGTTTCTGGCAAACAGAAATGGCAAAAGGGTGTATCAGCTTTCGGAAGTGGATATCGAACGGCGCACCGGTTACAGCTGGTATGGCTATTGGCCGGAGCGGTTATTGCAGGAGGAGTACCCCGCGTGGAAACAGCGCTTCGAACTGTGA
- the trxC gene encoding thioredoxin TrxC, with translation MSNSDPIQVLCPSCAAVNRVPGNRLGDRPKCGKCRKPLITGQPLNGSDRNFQRIIEKSDLPVVIDFWATWCGPCQQFAPVFSQAASEMATRALFVKLDTEANQQTAGRFQIRSIPTLMIFHRGRELTRLSGALPKAQFMQWLNQQLP, from the coding sequence ATGAGCAATAGCGATCCGATACAGGTGCTGTGTCCGTCCTGCGCCGCCGTAAACCGGGTACCCGGAAACCGGCTCGGAGACCGCCCGAAGTGTGGGAAATGCCGCAAACCACTGATTACCGGTCAGCCGCTAAACGGCTCCGACCGCAACTTCCAGCGAATCATCGAAAAGAGTGATCTCCCGGTAGTGATCGATTTCTGGGCAACCTGGTGCGGCCCATGCCAGCAATTCGCACCGGTTTTCAGCCAGGCTGCCTCAGAGATGGCCACTCGGGCATTATTTGTAAAACTGGATACGGAAGCCAACCAGCAGACCGCCGGGCGTTTTCAGATTCGCTCCATTCCGACTTTGATGATTTTTCATCGCGGCCGCGAACTCACGCGGCTTTCGGGTGCCCTTCCCAAGGCCCAGTTTATGCAGTGGTTGAATCAACAACTTCCCTAA
- the tmpT gene encoding thiopurine S-methyltransferase: MEHEFWHDKWRRNEIGFHNREAHPLLVEHFARLGLEQGDRLFLPLCGKTLDIGWLLERGYAVAGAELSEMAVIQLFEQLGIDPQVDKTGDLKRYSAPDIDIFVGDILHLTREVLGPVAAVYDRAALVALPLEMRRRYAEHLVQVTGSAPQLLITFEYDQEKMPGPPFCVNDEEVAEHYAASYTLNLLQTVDVEGGLKGKCPAEEKIWLLESKSLVA; encoded by the coding sequence ATGGAGCATGAGTTCTGGCACGACAAATGGCGGCGCAATGAAATTGGCTTTCACAATCGCGAGGCCCATCCGCTATTGGTCGAACATTTCGCTCGGCTAGGTTTGGAGCAGGGTGACCGACTGTTTCTGCCTCTGTGCGGCAAGACACTGGATATCGGTTGGCTGCTTGAGCGCGGTTATGCCGTCGCCGGTGCAGAGCTGAGTGAAATGGCGGTGATCCAGCTGTTCGAACAGCTGGGCATTGATCCTCAGGTGGACAAGACTGGTGATCTGAAGCGTTATAGCGCCCCGGACATCGATATTTTTGTGGGCGATATTTTACACCTCACCCGCGAAGTCTTGGGACCTGTGGCTGCGGTTTATGATCGCGCTGCGCTGGTGGCGTTACCCCTGGAAATGCGCCGTCGGTATGCAGAACACCTGGTACAAGTGACCGGCAGTGCGCCGCAGTTGCTGATCACCTTCGAGTACGATCAGGAAAAAATGCCCGGGCCGCCGTTTTGCGTGAACGACGAGGAAGTCGCCGAGCACTACGCTGCGAGCTATACGTTGAACCTGCTGCAAACGGTCGATGTAGAAGGTGGCCTGAAGGGGAAATGTCCGGCAGAGGAAAAGATCTGGTTACTGGAATCCAAAAGCCTTGTGGCTTAA
- the hrpB gene encoding ATP-dependent helicase HrpB, whose protein sequence is MSEFTFPQLPISKALPDLCATLDQHGNVVLQAPPGAGKTSTVPLALLNSEWLADRKIIMLEPRRLAARSSAARMAELLGEPVGATVGYQIRGERKIGKQTRIVVVTEGILTRLLQSDPELSDTALVIFDEFHERSLQGDLSLALCLQSQEFFREDLKLLVMSATLDADAVAGLLGDAPVITSEGRAYPVAIEYLPHQQVPDDPRQLPGLMSRKICELMEREHGSLLAFLPGVGEIRQVESNLREALHDRPDVLIAPLYGDLGKNQQDAAIAPAPSGQRKIVLATNVAETSLTIEGIRMVVDSGLMRESRFDPNTGMNRLVTTSISQASATQRTGRAGRLSEGVCLRLWSESRQRQLPAKNSPEILLSDLAPVMLELAQWGVSEVSELRWLDLPPPGPTAQARVLLQELGALDEMLRITAHGKAMLALGTHPRLAHMMLRSVDLQLQQHACLLAALLSERDIFRGEQRWDRDIHKRMEVLIGSAKNNSADRGAVQRIRQQAKAWQAQLPANSRTNQQASTPDPLEATGILLGFAYPDRIAINRRDRERRFLLSNGRGAHFSHDDELALQDFLVIADLDGQGRDARVQLAARISKPALYEYFDDLITTRESVRWDDSSGRAVASVQTLLGKLVLEEKPASDISPELLSRALLDAIRQRGLRTLPWDKETENLLERVRFLHAQRAAFPDLLENTELPDWSEDQLLDSLEHWLLPHLNGLNKLDQLRQLDLKNILLAQLDWPTQQRLEQIAPTHIQVPSGSRIAIQYGETPPVLAVRLQEMFGLGETPAILNGRYPLMIHLLSPAQRPVQVTRDLSSFWKNTYQEVKKELRIKYQKHFWPDDPLTAQATSKTKKRMENR, encoded by the coding sequence ATGTCAGAATTCACCTTCCCGCAACTGCCCATTTCAAAGGCCCTGCCCGACCTGTGCGCGACCCTTGACCAGCACGGTAATGTGGTGCTGCAGGCGCCCCCTGGCGCGGGCAAGACCTCCACAGTTCCCCTGGCCCTGCTGAACAGTGAATGGCTGGCCGATAGAAAGATCATCATGCTGGAGCCCCGCCGGCTCGCTGCGCGTTCTTCCGCCGCGCGCATGGCGGAGCTGCTGGGTGAACCGGTGGGGGCCACCGTGGGTTACCAGATTCGTGGCGAGCGCAAGATCGGCAAGCAGACCCGTATCGTGGTGGTCACCGAGGGCATCCTGACCCGACTGCTGCAGTCAGACCCGGAGCTGAGCGATACCGCACTGGTGATTTTTGATGAATTCCACGAGCGCAGCCTGCAGGGAGACCTCTCCCTGGCACTCTGCCTGCAGTCCCAGGAGTTCTTCCGCGAGGACCTGAAACTGCTGGTCATGTCCGCCACCCTGGACGCCGACGCGGTCGCCGGCCTGCTCGGCGATGCACCGGTAATTACCAGCGAGGGCCGCGCCTACCCGGTCGCCATCGAATACCTCCCCCACCAGCAGGTTCCCGACGACCCGCGGCAACTACCGGGACTGATGAGCCGTAAAATCTGCGAGCTAATGGAGCGGGAACACGGCAGCCTGCTGGCTTTTCTCCCCGGTGTGGGTGAAATCCGCCAGGTCGAGAGCAACCTGCGCGAGGCATTGCACGATCGCCCGGATGTGCTAATTGCACCCCTGTACGGCGACCTCGGCAAAAATCAACAGGATGCCGCTATTGCGCCGGCACCGAGTGGGCAGCGCAAGATTGTGCTTGCCACCAACGTGGCAGAAACCAGCCTGACAATTGAAGGGATTCGCATGGTGGTGGATTCCGGCCTGATGCGTGAATCGCGCTTTGACCCCAATACCGGCATGAACCGGCTAGTGACCACGTCCATCTCGCAGGCATCCGCCACCCAGCGCACGGGACGTGCCGGGCGGCTCAGCGAGGGGGTGTGCCTGCGGCTGTGGAGCGAATCCCGCCAGCGACAGCTACCGGCAAAAAACAGCCCGGAAATTCTGCTCAGTGATCTGGCTCCGGTCATGCTGGAACTGGCCCAGTGGGGCGTGAGTGAGGTCAGCGAACTGCGCTGGCTCGACCTACCGCCACCTGGCCCCACGGCGCAGGCGCGGGTATTGCTGCAGGAGCTGGGGGCACTGGATGAGATGCTGCGTATCACCGCGCACGGCAAGGCGATGCTGGCACTCGGCACCCACCCACGCCTCGCCCACATGATGTTGCGCAGTGTCGATCTGCAACTCCAGCAGCACGCCTGCCTGCTGGCCGCCCTGCTCTCCGAGCGGGATATCTTCCGCGGCGAGCAGCGCTGGGACAGGGACATCCATAAACGCATGGAGGTGCTGATCGGTTCGGCAAAAAATAACAGCGCCGATCGCGGGGCCGTGCAACGTATACGCCAGCAGGCAAAAGCCTGGCAGGCGCAGTTACCCGCTAATTCGCGGACCAACCAACAAGCCAGCACGCCCGATCCACTGGAGGCAACCGGGATACTACTCGGCTTCGCCTACCCGGACCGTATCGCGATCAACCGTCGCGATCGCGAGCGACGCTTTCTGCTGTCCAACGGTCGCGGCGCACACTTCTCGCACGACGACGAACTGGCCCTGCAGGATTTTCTCGTTATCGCCGATCTGGACGGCCAAGGGCGCGATGCCCGGGTTCAACTGGCGGCGCGCATCAGCAAACCGGCGCTGTATGAATATTTCGATGACCTGATCACAACCCGGGAATCCGTGCGCTGGGACGACAGCAGCGGCCGCGCCGTCGCCAGTGTGCAAACCTTGCTCGGCAAGCTGGTGCTAGAAGAAAAGCCGGCAAGTGATATTTCCCCGGAACTGTTAAGCCGCGCCCTGCTGGATGCCATTCGCCAACGGGGACTGCGCACGCTGCCCTGGGATAAAGAAACAGAGAACCTGCTGGAAAGGGTCCGCTTCCTGCACGCGCAGCGCGCTGCCTTTCCCGACCTGCTGGAAAACACGGAACTCCCGGACTGGAGTGAAGATCAGCTCCTCGATTCCCTCGAGCACTGGCTGCTGCCGCATCTGAACGGCTTGAACAAACTGGATCAACTGAGGCAACTGGATCTGAAGAATATTCTCCTCGCGCAGCTCGACTGGCCAACCCAGCAGCGCCTGGAGCAAATTGCACCCACCCATATTCAGGTACCCAGCGGCTCCCGTATCGCCATCCAGTACGGGGAGACACCACCGGTGCTTGCGGTGCGGTTACAGGAGATGTTTGGCCTTGGGGAAACGCCCGCGATCCTGAATGGCCGCTATCCTCTGATGATTCACCTGCTCTCTCCGGCACAGAGACCGGTGCAGGTTACCCGTGACCTTTCCAGCTTCTGGAAAAACACGTATCAGGAAGTGAAAAAGGAACTGCGAATCAAATACCAGAAACATTTCTGGCCCGATGATCCGTTAACCGCCCAGGCGACCAGTAAAACCAAGAAGCGCATGGAGAATCGCTAG
- a CDS encoding family 16 glycosylhydrolase: MNIPNYSDHRARLRSVFAGLCATFMVAGANAATFQAEDYSAFYDTTPGNTGGAYRADDVDIEVTTDTGGGHNVGWVAAGEWLAYNNLNIPTSGEYTIRFRVASATGGTLSNDLNGGAIVLGELNVPNTGGWQNWQTISHRVHINAGTYNLGVYAVTGDWNLNWIEVVADNPASGVATIYQHCNFDGWSTGLGVGSYNLASLQALGFVNDDASSIRVSSGYQATLYENDNFTGASVTVTADDGCLNNEGFNDNITSIVVSPAANNGLVWGDEFDSINSANWTFETGGGGWGNSELQYYTAGQNASIQYDAQAGSNVLVIEARNEGGYNCWYGACQYTSTRMITAGKKEFQYGRIEARIKLPQTQGIWPAFWMLGGNILTGTPWPNSGEIDIMEHVGFEPTLTHGALHGPGYSGNTPIMGTYNVGQNVDAGYHVYAVEWNSNGISWYVDGNNFYNVSRAQVEQYGPWAYDHPFFILLNVAVGGSWPGSPDGSSVFPQRMYVDYVRVYQ, translated from the coding sequence ATGAACATACCGAATTACTCAGACCATCGCGCAAGACTCCGCTCAGTATTCGCGGGACTTTGTGCAACCTTTATGGTTGCCGGAGCCAATGCGGCCACATTCCAGGCGGAAGACTACAGCGCCTTTTACGACACCACACCGGGCAATACCGGTGGCGCCTACCGCGCCGACGACGTCGATATCGAAGTCACCACGGATACCGGCGGCGGCCACAATGTGGGCTGGGTCGCCGCCGGTGAATGGCTCGCTTATAACAACCTGAATATTCCCACCAGCGGCGAATACACCATCCGCTTTCGCGTTGCCAGTGCCACCGGTGGCACCCTGTCCAATGACCTGAACGGCGGTGCCATCGTGCTTGGCGAACTCAATGTGCCGAACACCGGCGGCTGGCAAAACTGGCAAACCATTTCTCATCGCGTGCATATCAATGCCGGGACCTACAACCTGGGTGTTTACGCGGTGACTGGCGACTGGAACCTCAACTGGATCGAGGTGGTCGCAGATAACCCGGCCAGTGGCGTCGCCACCATTTACCAGCACTGTAATTTTGACGGCTGGTCAACAGGGCTCGGCGTGGGCAGCTACAACCTGGCAAGCCTGCAGGCGCTGGGCTTCGTGAACGACGATGCGTCATCCATTCGCGTGTCATCCGGTTACCAGGCGACGCTTTACGAGAACGACAATTTCACCGGAGCTTCGGTCACGGTTACCGCTGACGATGGCTGTCTCAACAATGAAGGCTTCAATGACAACATTACTTCGATTGTGGTGAGCCCAGCGGCGAACAACGGACTTGTGTGGGGGGATGAATTCGACTCGATCAACAGCGCCAACTGGACATTCGAGACCGGCGGCGGAGGCTGGGGCAACAGTGAACTCCAGTATTACACCGCCGGCCAGAACGCTTCTATCCAATACGATGCACAGGCTGGCAGCAATGTGCTGGTAATCGAGGCGCGCAACGAAGGCGGATACAACTGCTGGTACGGTGCCTGCCAGTACACCTCAACCCGCATGATCACCGCCGGGAAAAAGGAGTTTCAATACGGACGTATCGAAGCGCGGATAAAGCTGCCCCAGACCCAGGGAATCTGGCCCGCATTCTGGATGCTCGGCGGAAATATTCTGACAGGCACTCCGTGGCCCAATTCCGGCGAGATCGACATCATGGAACACGTGGGGTTTGAACCGACCCTGACCCACGGCGCACTGCACGGGCCTGGCTATTCTGGCAACACACCGATCATGGGCACCTACAACGTTGGCCAAAATGTGGATGCGGGCTATCACGTGTACGCCGTCGAATGGAACAGCAACGGTATCAGCTGGTACGTGGACGGAAACAACTTCTACAACGTTTCCCGCGCACAGGTGGAGCAGTACGGCCCCTGGGCATACGACCACCCCTTCTTCATCCTACTGAATGTCGCCGTGGGCGGGAGCTGGCCGGGCAGCCCGGATGGCAGCAGTGTATTCCCGCAACGCATGTATGTGGACTACGTGCGGGTCTACCAGTAA
- the nfuA gene encoding Fe-S biogenesis protein NfuA: protein MSEQPSELNVTITDSAQEYLRDLLAKQDCEGIAIRMFVSNPGTPNAETCIAYSRPGEEKEGDLEMQLNGFKAYFEGRSVPYLDEARVDYASDKMGGQLTIRAPNSRMPKVTDDSPIEDRINYVLYSDVNPGLASHGGQVTLESVTDDMYAVLKFGGGCQGCGMVDMTLKEGVEKTLLEKIPELAGVKDITDHTDKSQAYY from the coding sequence ATGTCAGAACAACCGTCAGAATTGAACGTCACCATCACCGATTCCGCTCAGGAATACCTGCGCGACCTGCTGGCCAAGCAGGATTGCGAAGGCATCGCCATCCGTATGTTCGTGTCTAATCCGGGCACGCCGAACGCGGAGACCTGTATCGCCTACAGTCGCCCCGGTGAAGAGAAAGAGGGTGATCTGGAAATGCAGCTGAATGGCTTCAAAGCGTACTTTGAAGGCCGCAGCGTACCGTATCTGGACGAAGCGCGGGTCGACTACGCGTCGGACAAAATGGGTGGTCAGCTTACCATTCGCGCGCCCAACTCCCGCATGCCCAAGGTTACCGACGACAGTCCCATCGAGGACCGCATCAACTATGTCCTCTACAGCGACGTTAACCCCGGCCTGGCATCCCACGGTGGCCAGGTGACCCTGGAGAGCGTTACCGACGACATGTACGCCGTGTTGAAATTCGGCGGTGGTTGCCAGGGTTGTGGCATGGTGGATATGACCCTGAAAGAGGGGGTTGAGAAAACCCTGCTGGAGAAAATTCCGGAGCTGGCCGGGGTGAAAGACATCACCGACCACACGGACAAGTCCCAGGCTTATTATTGA
- a CDS encoding type 1 glutamine amidotransferase domain-containing protein, which yields MKILMILTSHDELGNTGEKTGFWLEEFAAPYYVFVDAGAEVTLASPKGGQPPLDPKSDADDAQTAATRRFRSDPLAQEALANTKTLDDVDTDWFDAVFYPGGHGPLWDLAEDQRSIAIIQGFYRAEKPVGAVCHAPAVFRHTVDENGEPLVKGRRVTGFTNSEEEGVGLTDIVPFLVEDMLKERGADYSKGDDWQSHVCTDGLLITGQNPASSEATARALLGALA from the coding sequence ATGAAGATACTGATGATACTGACATCGCACGATGAGCTGGGGAATACCGGTGAGAAGACCGGTTTCTGGCTGGAGGAGTTCGCCGCCCCTTACTATGTCTTCGTAGATGCAGGTGCAGAAGTGACTCTTGCGTCTCCCAAGGGGGGGCAGCCGCCGCTGGATCCAAAGAGTGACGCTGATGACGCGCAGACGGCCGCCACCCGGCGTTTCAGGAGTGACCCCCTGGCACAGGAGGCCCTGGCCAATACCAAGACCCTGGACGATGTAGATACCGACTGGTTTGATGCGGTCTTCTACCCCGGCGGCCACGGCCCTCTTTGGGATCTGGCGGAAGACCAGCGTTCCATCGCCATTATTCAGGGCTTCTATCGGGCCGAAAAGCCGGTGGGTGCGGTGTGCCACGCACCGGCGGTCTTCCGCCACACGGTGGATGAAAACGGTGAGCCGCTGGTGAAAGGGCGCCGTGTTACCGGATTCACCAATAGCGAAGAGGAGGGTGTGGGCCTTACGGATATCGTGCCGTTCCTGGTCGAGGACATGCTGAAAGAGCGCGGCGCAGACTACTCGAAAGGGGATGACTGGCAGAGCCATGTCTGTACCGATGGATTGCTGATTACCGGCCAGAATCCGGCCTCTTCCGAGGCCACCGCCAGGGCGCTGCTGGGGGCGCTGGCGTGA